Proteins from a single region of Clupea harengus chromosome 5, Ch_v2.0.2, whole genome shotgun sequence:
- the gnat1 gene encoding guanine nucleotide-binding protein G(t) subunit alpha-1: MGAGGSAEAKHSKELERKLKEDADIDARTVKLLLLGAGESGKSTIVKQMKIIHKDGYSLEECLEFIVIINSNTLQSIMAIVKAMTTLNMGYGDPATSDDARKLMHLADTIEEGTMPKEMGELIIRLWKDTGIQACFDRASEYQLNDSAGYYLNDLDRIVQPGYVPTEQDVLRSRVKTTGIIETTFSHHDLHFRMFDVGGQRSERKKWIHCFEGVTCIIFIAALSAYDMVLVEDDEVNRMHESLHLFNSICNHRYFAATSLILFLNKKDVFVEKIKKAHLSMCFPDYDGPNTYEDAGNYIKVQFLDLNLRKDIKEVYSHLTCATDTENVKFVFDAVTDIIIKENLKDCGLF, from the exons ATGGGGGCTGGAGGCAGCGCAGAGGCTAAGCACTccaaggagctggagaggaagcTGAAGGAGGATGCTGACATAGATGCCAGGACGGTCAAGTTGCTGCTGCTAG gtGCTGGTGAGTCAGGCAAGAGCACCATTGTCAAACAGATGAA AATTATCCACAAAGATGGTTACTCCCTGGAAGAGTGCTTGGAGTTCATTGTCATCATCAACAGCAACACGTTACAGTCCATCATGGCCATCGTGAAGGCCATGACTACTCTCAATATGGGCTATGGAGATCCTGCTACATCA GATGATGCCAGGAAGCTGATGCACTTGGCTGATACTATTGAGGAGGGCACAATGCCCAAGGAGATGGGCGAACTCATCATCAGGCTGTGGAAGGACACAGGCATCCAGGCATGCTTCGACAGGGCATCTGAGTACCAACTAAACGACTCTGCTGGATA ctatCTAAATGACCTGGATCGGATAGTTCAGCCTGGCTATGTTCCCACTGAGCAGGATGTGCTGCGTTCTCGAGTAAAGACCACTGGTATCATTGAGACCACGTTCTCCCACCATGACCTCCATTTCAG GATGTTTGATGTGGGCGGCCAGCGCTCCGAGAGGAAGAAGTGGATCCACTGCTTTGAAGGTGTGACCTGCATCATCTTCATCGCTGCTCTCAGTGCTTACGACATGGTGCTGGTGGAGGACGATGAAGTG AACCGAATGCATGAGTCCCTCCACTTGTTCAACAGTATCTGCAATCACCGTTACTTCGCCGCCACCTCCCTTATTCTCTTCCTCAACAAGAAAGATGTCTTCGTAGAGAAGATTAAGAAGGCCCATCTTAGCATGTGCTTCCCTGACTATGATG GTCCCAATACCTATGAGGATGCTGGTAACTACATCAAGGTCCAGTTCCTTGATCTCAACCTGCGGAAGGACATCAAGGAGGTCTACTCCCATCTGACTTGTGCCACTGACACAGAGAACGTCAAGTTTGTGTTCGATGCCGTCACCGACATTATCATCAAAGAGAACCTCAAGGATTGTGGTCTCTTCTAA